ACATAAGTGTACCCTAGCCTTCAGTTGGAGTATTGTAAAAAAGCGACATATATCGTTTATCGAGTAAGAAGTCCCTAGGCGTTGCTGAAATAAGCTCCTGAAATTCCTTGTAAAAGTGAGACTGGTCGTAGTAGCCATGCGCGAGAATAATTGACAAGTGGTAGGTATGATCATGCTGCATGAATTGCTTAATCGTAGATTCAAAACGCATAATACGCTGAAATTGCTTAGCGGGTATCCCCATGGTTTGTTTAAACGATCGCTGAAATTGCCTTTCGCTAACATGTAAGGAGTGCATGATATCTCTAATCTTCATATTTCCTGAATGATTCAAAAGAGCTGTAACTGCAAAATGAACGATATCGTTATTTTTCACATGTAATGCGATCTTTCCAAGAAGAAACGACTCAATCAACTGAATTCGTTCCTCAAAATTGACTACCGCCATCACACGCTCAGTCAATTCAATCCCGGAAGCCCCCCACACTTCGGATATAGGAAGGAAGGTTTCGGTTAACTCATCCATTGCTCCCCTAAAAAAATGTGCGAAGCAGCCCGGACGAAACCTGACAGCCACAAACCCCATCTCTTTCTCCTTGGGAAGAGATAATGAATATGCTTCACTCATCCAAAACACAAAGTGGCTTTGTGGCAGCCGATGACCGTCTCCCTTATGATCCGAAATGGAAAACGGCTCTTTATAATAAAGAATCATTTCCATATTCGTACTTGGAATGACTCTTGGAAGATGGTACGGTTCATACTCAGAGTTATCACTTTCCCAAGACCAATAGCATTCGATAAACGGCTGCAAAAGTGCACAAGGATATTTAAACTTAATATTCACCCATCCTCACCTCCCGAACGAGGTATGTTTAACGACATCTTTTCAGTCGCCTTCCCCGTTCATTCCCAACCCTCGTCAAGTATTTATTTGTGTTGATTATATCATTCATATCGATATGATGTTACACATTAAGAAGATGGGTGCCGATCCTACCGTCTTGGTTTCTTATTTGTTATGGATAAGCAAAAAAACACCATCATATGATATGGTGTTTTTCACTATTATGGAGAGGCGGGAGTCGAACGCCCGGTTATATACGTTCTTTGCTTGGTGCCTACTTCAACGTAGAATGCTCTAAGCACAGTTTAACCAAATCATCGACATGGGCTGTTGCCACGCACTCTACGGTATCGGAAGCGCCATAGTAAATTTTCACTTCCCCATCATCCTCCAGAATCATGCCTCCCGGGAAAATCACGTTCGTTCTGAAGCCTTCCAGCTCGTACTCGGCTTCAGGTGCGATTAATGGATCTTTATACAGCCCTACTACTTGATGCGGATTGTCCAGATCGAGCAAGCAGATGCCAGCCGTATACCTTTTCTTCCAAGTATCCTCCCAGCCGTTCTTCCCTCTGGTCGGATCAAGATCGACAGCATGAATCGTCGTTAGCCAGCCGTATTTCGTCTTGATAGGCGGAGCTCCAGGTCCGATCTTGTCATTGGCATACGGAACATCCTCTACCCCAAGAACGAGATGTGAGTTCCCCCAATACTTCAAGTCAGGAGAATCCGACATCCACATATCGAACCGGTCGATTCCTCCGCGGCTGTACACAGGGAAAGGTCGCTCCAGTCTCACGTATTTGCCATTTATCTTCTCCGGGAACAAGACCATGTTCCGGTTATCCGGGACCGTCAAGCTTAACACTTCGAAATGCTCGAAGTCGTCGGTGACGGCAATTCCTCCGCGCAGTCCATGACGTGTATCCACCGCAAAACACATATAGACGCGTCCATCAATGACCGTTAATCGCGGGTCATATGCGCGCATAAACTCCTCATCCTTCAGGTGAAAGATGGGCTCCGGCTTCACATCCCAGTGTATACCGTCTTTGCTGAAGGCAATGCCTATATTTGTCGTATGAGAAGGTGCTAAACTTTGCTTCACCGGATCCCCATAGTCATTACGGAATACCATCACATATTGATTTTGATATTTCGTTACACCCGCGTTAAATACCAATGCTGGTTGATAAGGGACATGCTCTCTGGTCAGAATCGGGTTCTGTGGGTGACGCTTGACAACAGGGCTAGACTGCAGCTTTCCAATAATAGGCCTACTCATTCCATTACTCCCCCTCGTGATTAGTGTTTCTTTCAGATACAAGAATCGGAGAGTACCTTGGAAGAACAGTACTCCCCGTGTTCAGAACTATGAGATGTTGATCATGGCTTCAATGAATCGACCACACGATTGAGAATTTCCGCCTGCTCCTCGGACAAAGCTTTCCCTTTTTGGGCGGACAATTGATTTTTGAATGCATTCAACTTATTCATCCGATCCTTGCCGTTCGACTTTGTCGCATTCTCCAGCTTGACGATCAAGGAATTGGCTATTCCTTGGTCTTGCTTCAACCATTGATTAATCAGACGAACCAAGCTTTCAAGCGACACCTTCACTTCAAAATGAGCTGTGCTGCTGCTCATATTCCCAGCCCCATCCACCGCTTGCGCAGTCACCTCATGGACGCCGACCCCAAGTGTATAAGCGGGCGCAGCGATGTCCTTGCAGGTTGAGGCTGCGATTCCAGATTGTGCATCTGCAGCTGCACAAGTTATCGACACCATTTCATCTATCCAATACGTGTGTCCCGTATATACGGAGAACGTAACAGAAGGCGCTGTACGATCGATATGCAATGTAGTCGACTGGGCTGCCTCCCTATTGTCGGCATGATCGATACTGCGATACGCCAACGTATATGTTCCATCCTGGGCAAAGGCAACAGGTTGCGAATAATTGATCCAATTCAAGCCGTTATCAGCGCTATATTGCATCACGGCAACACCAGACTGATCGTCGGAAGCCGTCAACGCAAGTGTCACCCCCTCGCTGTACCAGCTCGTGCCGTTCGGTTGCGTAGGCTGGAGAGCTGCAGTCGTTACCGGTGGTGTCATGTCGCCAAGCAGTCGAATCACACCGAAGCCGGAGCTATCCTGATACGATTGACCGGACGAGTCATTCCATGCGGCTACACTGTTTCGCTTGCCGTCGCCATTCTCGTCATTGTTCACCTGAACATCGAAGCCGATCAGCATATCCGCTTGTTCGTCGATCGCATCCAGATCAATGGCCGCCTCAACATAATAGCCGCCCGCAACTGTTGCAGTCGCTGATGCGATTTTTACCGAAGAGGCAGAACCGCCATAGCTGTGTACATTATTGAAGTTGACGCGATACTGGGCGTCGTCCGACTCGTAGTAAGGCGTTTTCCCCAAGTTCTGGTCGACGAACAGTTCAATCGAATCTTCTTCCCATGGATTCGCGCTGACATCGCTTAACAGCGTATCGTTTACTTTGGCGAAAATGTACAAGTATTGTCCGTCCCACATCGTTTTCACCTTCGCAGTGGAACCACTCGTCCCCTGAACCCAGTTATCCGTTGTTATTTCGACTGCATTCGCCCAAGCGCTGTCTTCCACCGCATCGATCGTTGGCGTGCCATATACGGCATCGGTAATGTTCAATGCTTTGGTAAAGGTCAATACGCCGAATTTCGAAGTATCGCTGTTCTGGCTATGCGACGTGTCGTTCCAAGAAACGAGCTTCCCCGTAGCTGCGTCGGTCAATCGGATATCGAAGCCGATCTTCTTACCGATAACGCCCGCGGTCTGAAGCGGAATCTCCGCTTCAATGCGGAAGCCTGCTTCCGTTTCCACCACGCTGAACGCCACGTTGCCTGAAGAAGTGCCGTTCCTGTAGAACGTGTAATGCGAGTCATCCGAACCGTATGTCGTCGTCTTGTCATTGTTGCGGTCCATGTACAGCTCGATTGCATCAGTTGCATTCACGGTCGTATCATGAGATTCTGCAATTACGTACAAGTAGTTCGCATCCCATGAAGTCTGCACCGTCCCCGCGAGCTCTTCGTCATCTCTTAATGAAGTCACGCTGAGAGCACGCCACAATAGATCCTTCTGTCCGTCGATTACAGGCGTACCTTGCGACGAGCTTACCGTTTGGATTAACGGCGGTAACGTTGAAGGATCGACGATGCCCCAATACGCATATTTCGCCTGAAGGTCATAGTCGAACAGCAACGGCGCGTCCAACCGGGATTTGCTTAACCACGAATAATCGTCCGCAAGTCCCCAAGTTGTAACCGAGCTAATGTAATTGCTGAACTTCTTGTATTCGTCAAAAAGACGCTTCATGCGGTGACCATGTTCAACGAGAACAGATTGCGGCACAGTATCTCTGCTGCTCCCTTGAACGTTCTCCGGCCATGGATCAGAATTGTTGACGTATATGCTTACATCAAGCTCGGTAATATGATTGTCCAGACCGAGACCGGCAAACAGCATAACGGTTTCCCCAATGCCGGAAGGATCGGGATTCGTAAGATCGACATGCATCTGATGGCCGACCCCGTCGATCGGAACACCCTCATTCTTCAACTGCTGGACCAGATTGTAGAGGAACTGACGTTTCTTCGGATCTTTGACCGTACTGAACTCATTGATATACAGCATGGCGTTTGGTGCGACCTCGCGGGTAACACGGAACGCCGTGCGAATGAAGTCCAGTCCCGTTATTTCAAACCATTTGGTTCTGCGCATTCCGTCTGGTTGACTTGCATCGATCACTTCATTGACAACGTCCCATGCGTAGACGGAGTCTTTATACCGGCCTACCACGGTGCGGATATGGTTCTCCATCCGTTGAAGCAGCAGCGCTTTGTTCTCTGCTGTAGGCGTCATGTCATTTCCATTCACGTCCTTGAAGAACCAGTCTCCTGTTCCATAATGCCACACGAGCGCATGGCCGCGAACCTTCATCTGATTGGCTACCGCATAGTTGACGAATTTGTCGGCATTCTCGAAGGTGAACGTGCCTTCTTGCGGTTGAAGCCGGATCGGCTTCATTTCGTTCTCAGCCGTGATGCTGTTGAAATGTCTTCTGAGCAGCTCACTATGTTTGCCGTCCAGCTGCAGCAGTTCGATTGCGGCTCCCATATCAAAATAAGGCGCCACAGTCTGATGTAGGGAAGGAATATTCGTTTGAACCGGCGGGGATTGCTTCCATACCATCTTGAAATCATCCATATAGAAGGAAGGATGTCCGGTTCTGGATTCCGGATAGATCGTCAGAGACTCGGCATCATGAAGAAGCTTGTAGTTCACTTTCAGATTCACCCATGCGGCATCTGTAACCGGCGTGTTCGGAACGATCGATTCATAGTATGTTTTGCCGCCTGTTACGCGCTGTATAGTAATCCGCAGATCGTTCGCCGGCTCCCCTGGATACAGCTTTACCCACACGGACAGCTCATATTTTTCTTTCTTTACAATTTTGTCGGTAATATTCAATCGCGCCCCGCTCCAGGTTTGGGTACGGTTCGTAATGAGCAAGCTGCGTGTGCTTACCGCGCTGTTATGAGTGTCCGCATTCGTAACTGTCAACTGGTCGCTGGCTCGAGCTGGCGCCCACCCTTTCAATGTGCCATCCTCAAAGTCGGTTACGATACCTGATGCTGCTGGATTCGACGCAGATGCAGGCACGATCGTCACGTCATCCAGGTAATAAACGTCGCTGGCAATCGAGCTCTCCACATACAATTTCAGTGAATCCATGTCTGTAGAATAGGTGTACGAGCCTCGAAGCCTGACCCAGTTCGAATCCGATATGCTAGCGCTCGCGACAGTACTCCAGCTTGTGGAGCCGCCGACCGGCTTACTCTCCATCGTCATGCGGATTGTACTGGCCGGACTCGAAGGCTGTTTGCCCGCCAATTTCACATAAGCGGTTATTTCGTACACCGTTCCTTTAGTCAGAACGTCCTTGGCGTTGAGGCTTGGACTGTTCCAAGTGTTTGTGCGGCCGCTCGTCTTTAAGCTGTACGAGCCTGCATAAGCCTCTTCAGTTACAGCTGCCACCTGAACCCCGCTGCCTCTTGCTACCCAGCCTTGAGCCGTACCATCCTCGAAGCCGTACCTAAGCTCAGCCGCAGGCGGCGCTTGCTCGGCATATGCAGAGCCTGTCCATAAGTCGGAAGTCAACATACCGTTCGGAATGCACAATGTGAACAAGAGAAGCAACGTTACCATTTTACCGAATATACGTTTCATCAATTGAAACCTCCTTGTTTTTTTAAACGTTCATTGTGACCGCTTACAATTCAAGCTGCTGGATGGATCGGATCACATCACCCCTCCCCTAATTTAGGAATGGACACAGATCACTGCATCCATTCCTTTTAAGACCATGCATTTTTTTACATTATCGAACCAAATAAACCTGTACTTGCAGTGGTGACAGCGTTACGTGTAACGTATTGCCCTCCATGCTCGTTTCCTGTTCATTTACAATGTCGTATGCCAGCTGATACGGTCCGGTGTTAATCTGAATTACTGCATCCTGATGCCATTCGCTGTTATTAATCAGAATAAGAATATCTTCCTTGTCCGCGTTTAATAGCAGGCTGCCTTGAATGTACAAGCTGCCGCTGACGACAGGAGCCGCAATGCCCAATTGGTGGACCACATCCAGGACGATCGTTTTGGCCCCGCTCTCCGATTGCCCCGTGTCCTGGCGCCTCAGATCGTCACCGATGCTTTCCTTGGGAGCATAAGTGAGGCCAAGGTGAACCCCGCTCATATACGCATACCCGTCGCCCACTTGATGTCTCATCAAAGCCGGACCGGTTCCGTCGGCATACTCCGCCACAACTTCAGCAACGACTTGCTTGTACGTCTCTTTCAGCTTGCAGTTCGTCAGCTTCAGCTTATGGTTCCCGTAGACGACTTCGACCGTCTGTTGATTTCGAAGATCGTCCCCCTCGCAGCCGAATATGGACGCGTACCCGCTACCTGGAACGGTGCTATCAAGCATCAGCGAATCGTTGAAGGCGGCAAAATAAGGATCGGATAAGATGCATCCTCCGGAACGTACATACTCCTGCAGAATCTCCTTCGTTTGCGCATGCAATGCGGCAGGCTGCGGAAGGATGACGAGCTTGTAGTGCTTCAGCTTCTCGAGACTATTAAATTCTTCATGCACGATATCGACAGGAATGTTATGCTCCCACAGCATTCTGTAGTATCCGCTCGTACAATCGATGGAGAAGTTGGAATTCCGATGATCGCACCAATCTACCATATACGATTGCAGGCTGAACAAGATAGCAACTTCAGCATCAGCAGGCTTCGAATGATGAAAATGATGCTCATACCGATTCAAGATATGGCCTATTCTCGCAACGGCAAGCAAATGATCGGTCTCATTACCCGTGTAATCGGTCAATCCGAACCCGCCCATTTCATACCCATGCGCTTCTTTGCGATACTGCCAGTAAAGAACGCCCTTGGCACCATGACGGATCGATTCCCAAGTCCAGATCGCCAGTTCCTCCTGGCGGAGCTTTCCTTTGCGGCCGAATCCGCCGCCGTGGTCGCCAACGCCGAGTTCAGCCTGCCAGAATGTTTTCCCGTCTGCCGCTGACCGCGCGGCATCCGTCGAAAACCCCAGCATACAGCTGCTCTGAGCGCTGGACGGAAACGCACTGAACCCCCACAGCTCGAAGTGCTGTGCATTGCGCCAATCATCGAATGCCATACCCCCGAGCTGCGGACAAGTAATGCTGCCGCCCCCCCAGGAGTGAGCGATTACCGGACGGTCATCATACCTGCGGATAATGTCGGAGCGCCAGCGGATTTCATCCACCACATTCTCCGTCATGAACATGCGGAAATCAACCTGGTCCTTATAACCGAACCTCCATGTCGGTGGACGTACTTCGTCCCAATCGTTATGATGCCTTCCCCAGGCTTCATTCAGCTTCTGAATATCGCTGTACTTGCGCTTCAGCCATTCCCGGAATTTCTCCCGCGTCGCATTGCAGAAGCAATAGTGGTCATGCGTGGCGCTTCCGATGTCGACCCAGTTGTGCGGCTCGTTCATCGGCTCCCAGAAGGATATTTCCGGTCGTTCGGCCAGATGACGCACAACGGCCGTAATGAACCTTTCCTCCAGGCGCCTTACCTCCGGGTTGTCGTAGCAAAGGCCGGGCCAGCCGCCAGAGGGCGTATTGCTCCGGGCGGCCGGCTCGAACGCCCGGCCGCGGGCATCCACATAATAATACTGCGGATATTTACGGATCAGCCATTCCGGCGCACCGTGCAAATGAAACAAGTAGCCCACTCGCAGCCCATGCTTGGCGACGAGTTCAGAGAAGGCGTCAAGGTACTCCCAGTTATACTGCCCCTCCTCCAATTCCAGTGCGTTCCATACAAGCCATGCCCGAATCGTGTTGAAGCCGTGCGCCTTCATGTTGGCCAAGTCGCGATCCCAGTCTTCCAGCTTGGGCGTCCACGAGCGCAAATATTGACTGCCGAATACGAACATGCGTGTCCGCTCCATTCTTCACCTTATTATTTAGCCGCCTGTTTAATTTTGTACTGCTCCCCAAACTCCTGCATCATCGTCTGAACGGTCGGATTCTTCAGCAGCTGATCCACATACGCATCCCAATCTTCCATCGTGTTCCGTCCGACAATGACCTTCGTAATATTCGTATCCAAATCCTTGAACACATCGGCACTGCGCTTGGCATACGTATCGGAGATCAAGCCGACTCCCGGATCCACTTTGGAATGCTCGTAATACATATCTGTCTTCTTCTTCAGATCTGCCTTAAATTCATCCGGCATATCCCCGAATTGGTCGATTTCGAAATATTTATTGTACGCATTCACGATCACATATACGCTGCCGCCTACATCCTTGGCCAAAGCCTCGGCGTCAGTCACCACTTTTTTGCCGTTTTCTACTTTATGATGAACCCCTTCAATCCCGAATTGACGCAGATCGTTGATTTCCTTGCTAGCGGACTGCTCGAGATAGGCAAGAATTTTCTCTACTTTATTTTTGTCGACCGAAGCAGGAATCATAAAGGCACCGAAGAAAGAATCTCTGGCGTATTGAGCGTAGTCCTTCGTTCCTTTCAGTGGCGGCAACACCATGACCTCGCCCTTAGGGTCGGTTTTCTTCAATTCCTTCTCAATTTTCCATGCTCCATGGATCGGACGTTGAAGGATGCCTGCCTTACCCTGCTGGAACATCTCAACCTCTTGACCTGCCTTCAGCACCGAGTATTCGGCGGGAATGAGCTTCTCTTGATACAAGTTCCGGGCATATTGCAAATAATCACGGAAGTAAGGGGTCAGCTGCTTGATCAGTTGAACGCCCTGCCCATTCACCTCAGGGTTCAATGTACCATGAGCATACATGCCGATCGACATCGGATACGTTCCGTAAGTAGCCATAGGTGCAGCAATATTCGGCTTATTGGCTTTAAACGCTTTCATGACTTCCGTCAATTCGTCCATTGTTTCCGGAGTTTTCAGATTCAGTTCCTTCAGCCAATCTTTGCGGATCAGCAGCGATTCACTGATGAGGCCGGTGGCGTTAGGAATGCCATATACTTTTCCGTTAACCTTGGAATCTTCCCATA
Above is a genomic segment from Paenibacillus sp. YYML68 containing:
- a CDS encoding DUF6597 domain-containing transcriptional factor — encoded protein: MNIKFKYPCALLQPFIECYWSWESDNSEYEPYHLPRVIPSTNMEMILYYKEPFSISDHKGDGHRLPQSHFVFWMSEAYSLSLPKEKEMGFVAVRFRPGCFAHFFRGAMDELTETFLPISEVWGASGIELTERVMAVVNFEERIQLIESFLLGKIALHVKNNDIVHFAVTALLNHSGNMKIRDIMHSLHVSERQFQRSFKQTMGIPAKQFQRIMRFESTIKQFMQHDHTYHLSIILAHGYYDQSHFYKEFQELISATPRDFLLDKRYMSLFYNTPTEG
- a CDS encoding glycoside hydrolase family 130 protein codes for the protein MSRPIIGKLQSSPVVKRHPQNPILTREHVPYQPALVFNAGVTKYQNQYVMVFRNDYGDPVKQSLAPSHTTNIGIAFSKDGIHWDVKPEPIFHLKDEEFMRAYDPRLTVIDGRVYMCFAVDTRHGLRGGIAVTDDFEHFEVLSLTVPDNRNMVLFPEKINGKYVRLERPFPVYSRGGIDRFDMWMSDSPDLKYWGNSHLVLGVEDVPYANDKIGPGAPPIKTKYGWLTTIHAVDLDPTRGKNGWEDTWKKRYTAGICLLDLDNPHQVVGLYKDPLIAPEAEYELEGFRTNVIFPGGMILEDDGEVKIYYGASDTVECVATAHVDDLVKLCLEHSTLK
- a CDS encoding endo-1,4-beta-xylanase, translated to MKRIFGKMVTLLLLFTLCIPNGMLTSDLWTGSAYAEQAPPAAELRYGFEDGTAQGWVARGSGVQVAAVTEEAYAGSYSLKTSGRTNTWNSPSLNAKDVLTKGTVYEITAYVKLAGKQPSSPASTIRMTMESKPVGGSTSWSTVASASISDSNWVRLRGSYTYSTDMDSLKLYVESSIASDVYYLDDVTIVPASASNPAASGIVTDFEDGTLKGWAPARASDQLTVTNADTHNSAVSTRSLLITNRTQTWSGARLNITDKIVKKEKYELSVWVKLYPGEPANDLRITIQRVTGGKTYYESIVPNTPVTDAAWVNLKVNYKLLHDAESLTIYPESRTGHPSFYMDDFKMVWKQSPPVQTNIPSLHQTVAPYFDMGAAIELLQLDGKHSELLRRHFNSITAENEMKPIRLQPQEGTFTFENADKFVNYAVANQMKVRGHALVWHYGTGDWFFKDVNGNDMTPTAENKALLLQRMENHIRTVVGRYKDSVYAWDVVNEVIDASQPDGMRRTKWFEITGLDFIRTAFRVTREVAPNAMLYINEFSTVKDPKKRQFLYNLVQQLKNEGVPIDGVGHQMHVDLTNPDPSGIGETVMLFAGLGLDNHITELDVSIYVNNSDPWPENVQGSSRDTVPQSVLVEHGHRMKRLFDEYKKFSNYISSVTTWGLADDYSWLSKSRLDAPLLFDYDLQAKYAYWGIVDPSTLPPLIQTVSSSQGTPVIDGQKDLLWRALSVTSLRDDEELAGTVQTSWDANYLYVIAESHDTTVNATDAIELYMDRNNDKTTTYGSDDSHYTFYRNGTSSGNVAFSVVETEAGFRIEAEIPLQTAGVIGKKIGFDIRLTDAATGKLVSWNDTSHSQNSDTSKFGVLTFTKALNITDAVYGTPTIDAVEDSAWANAVEITTDNWVQGTSGSTAKVKTMWDGQYLYIFAKVNDTLLSDVSANPWEEDSIELFVDQNLGKTPYYESDDAQYRVNFNNVHSYGGSASSVKIASATATVAGGYYVEAAIDLDAIDEQADMLIGFDVQVNNDENGDGKRNSVAAWNDSSGQSYQDSSGFGVIRLLGDMTPPVTTAALQPTQPNGTSWYSEGVTLALTASDDQSGVAVMQYSADNGLNWINYSQPVAFAQDGTYTLAYRSIDHADNREAAQSTTLHIDRTAPSVTFSVYTGHTYWIDEMVSITCAAADAQSGIAASTCKDIAAPAYTLGVGVHEVTAQAVDGAGNMSSSTAHFEVKVSLESLVRLINQWLKQDQGIANSLIVKLENATKSNGKDRMNKLNAFKNQLSAQKGKALSEEQAEILNRVVDSLKP
- a CDS encoding beta-galactosidase, encoding MFVFGSQYLRSWTPKLEDWDRDLANMKAHGFNTIRAWLVWNALELEEGQYNWEYLDAFSELVAKHGLRVGYLFHLHGAPEWLIRKYPQYYYVDARGRAFEPAARSNTPSGGWPGLCYDNPEVRRLEERFITAVVRHLAERPEISFWEPMNEPHNWVDIGSATHDHYCFCNATREKFREWLKRKYSDIQKLNEAWGRHHNDWDEVRPPTWRFGYKDQVDFRMFMTENVVDEIRWRSDIIRRYDDRPVIAHSWGGGSITCPQLGGMAFDDWRNAQHFELWGFSAFPSSAQSSCMLGFSTDAARSAADGKTFWQAELGVGDHGGGFGRKGKLRQEELAIWTWESIRHGAKGVLYWQYRKEAHGYEMGGFGLTDYTGNETDHLLAVARIGHILNRYEHHFHHSKPADAEVAILFSLQSYMVDWCDHRNSNFSIDCTSGYYRMLWEHNIPVDIVHEEFNSLEKLKHYKLVILPQPAALHAQTKEILQEYVRSGGCILSDPYFAAFNDSLMLDSTVPGSGYASIFGCEGDDLRNQQTVEVVYGNHKLKLTNCKLKETYKQVVAEVVAEYADGTGPALMRHQVGDGYAYMSGVHLGLTYAPKESIGDDLRRQDTGQSESGAKTIVLDVVHQLGIAAPVVSGSLYIQGSLLLNADKEDILILINNSEWHQDAVIQINTGPYQLAYDIVNEQETSMEGNTLHVTLSPLQVQVYLVR
- a CDS encoding extracellular solute-binding protein translates to MFNRKKSAVVALSAGLVMTQLLAGCGNSNPNGSATPEDASVSTPTEISMQTLIWGTPPSVEQSPFYKELQQRTNVKLNIEFITSPSFTDKINLALASNNLADITVVKNFTDANIVNAINQGAFTDLTPYLADMKKYPNLALIPKKIWEDSKVNGKVYGIPNATGLISESLLIRKDWLKELNLKTPETMDELTEVMKAFKANKPNIAAPMATYGTYPMSIGMYAHGTLNPEVNGQGVQLIKQLTPYFRDYLQYARNLYQEKLIPAEYSVLKAGQEVEMFQQGKAGILQRPIHGAWKIEKELKKTDPKGEVMVLPPLKGTKDYAQYARDSFFGAFMIPASVDKNKVEKILAYLEQSASKEINDLRQFGIEGVHHKVENGKKVVTDAEALAKDVGGSVYVIVNAYNKYFEIDQFGDMPDEFKADLKKKTDMYYEHSKVDPGVGLISDTYAKRSADVFKDLDTNITKVIVGRNTMEDWDAYVDQLLKNPTVQTMMQEFGEQYKIKQAAK